The proteins below come from a single Ovis aries strain OAR_USU_Benz2616 breed Rambouillet chromosome 18, ARS-UI_Ramb_v3.0, whole genome shotgun sequence genomic window:
- the TCL1B gene encoding T-cell leukemia/lymphoma protein 1B codes for MEAEASPPVGSPPCCLWFQSPGVYKDEKGRIWVAVALQINPSHRARGIEAPESTHEVSLTVHLWQLPNQMPRSPRCPLVSGLPTKWELYPGRRYQGTDSRLWEIMDHGQVISTENLILKRLPSGSH; via the exons ATGGAAGCCGAAGCTTCTCCGCCCGTCGGATCGCCCCCTTGCTGCCTGTGGTTCCAGAGCCCTGGCGTCTACAAGGATGAGAAGGGGAGGATCTGGGTGGCTGTGGCTCTACAGATCAATCCCTCCCACCGAGCTCGGGGCATCGAGGCCCCTGAGAGCACA CATGAAGTCAGCCTCACGGTCCATCTGTGGCAGTTACCCAACCAGATGCCCAGGTCCCCCAGGTGTCCACTTGTGTCTGGGCTGCCCACTAAGTGGGAGCTCTATCCTGGGCGAAGGTACCAAGGAACAGATTCCAGACTCTGGGAAATAATGGACCACGGCCAG GTCATCTCCACGGAAAATCTGATCCTCAAACGTCTGCCAAGTGGGAGCCACTGA